Proteins co-encoded in one Gracilimonas sp. genomic window:
- a CDS encoding alpha-amylase family glycosyl hydrolase, protein MKYLKSISLLLVFLLTQSISVAQNTIDVTFRYYSNDDAVRAFVPGEFNNWGNNSSGRISTTDGSLMQEDQANGFWYKTISLTVGGGTSTYEGQSGYAYKFHEQYNASGSEWQWFTDPLNDIAIGNNNDSFIEVTTPLIFQLQPSNNQIVGEEDEIWATVASTDSDPIDLNASEFIVNGNSVSSFAGNYDTDRQLFSITDLSTASLTVGENTIKLVAVTESGATRTDSVTFAYLPDVSPEKADRPQGLQDGISYSQDGTSATLSLFAPGKDYVFVLGNFNEWKVNEDFLMKKDSLNPDSVWHWIEITGLTPGEEYGMQYLVDGELRISDPYSELVLDPFNDQYIPESTFPNLLAYPSDKTQGWVTVLQPGRDEYQWEATDYQRPKKTELVIYELLVRDFLSTKNFQTLTDTLDYLENLGVNAIELMPVSEFDGNLSWGYNPNHHLALDKFYGTPTAFKKFVDEAHKRDMAVILDVVMNHATGANPLYQLYGNDDEYYFNSQPRHASNVFNDFDHSYSATQYYTKRMIEHWINEYKIDGFRWDLTKGFTQNCTESNGSCTSAYQQDRVDLLKKYADYQWAADPDFIVIFEHLGTENEEKEWANYRVHEGKGVMLWGNMNFAYGEASMGYNENGKSNLFGVLSESRSTFQQRHLVGYMESHDEQWLMLKKKKFGNSSGNYDIKDLGTALARQKLVGAFFFPMPGPKMMWQFGELGYGWGEDECLKPGGGSNGDCLASDPGRVSEKPIRWNYYDDNERLKVYKTWSSLINLRKSSPVFTNPDASSYKLSEAIKIYVLQHEDSDALVVGNFGVTEADAEVTFPASGEWYNFFEGTSITVGDPNMTFTLTPGEFRIYTTSQFETPEEGLLTSAETASGNDLPDSFRLKQNYPNPFNPTTTIAFDVAKTGVVKLEVFDVLGRKVTELVNGRKAAGSYSVSFNADNLGSGMYIYRLQAGDEVFTQKMMLVK, encoded by the coding sequence ATGAAGTACTTGAAGTCAATATCACTACTGCTCGTCTTTTTGTTAACTCAAAGTATATCTGTAGCACAAAATACCATTGACGTCACCTTCCGATATTATTCCAACGATGATGCCGTGAGGGCTTTCGTGCCCGGTGAGTTTAATAACTGGGGGAACAACAGCAGTGGCCGGATTAGTACAACCGACGGTTCCTTAATGCAAGAAGATCAGGCCAACGGGTTTTGGTATAAAACCATTAGCCTGACGGTTGGCGGTGGCACCTCAACTTATGAGGGCCAATCAGGATATGCTTATAAATTTCATGAGCAGTACAACGCCAGCGGCTCGGAATGGCAGTGGTTTACCGATCCGCTAAACGATATTGCTATCGGCAATAACAATGACTCATTCATCGAAGTAACAACTCCGCTTATTTTTCAGCTTCAGCCTTCCAATAACCAAATTGTGGGCGAAGAGGATGAGATCTGGGCAACCGTTGCCTCAACCGATAGCGATCCCATTGACCTGAATGCTTCGGAATTTATTGTGAATGGAAACTCAGTAAGTTCTTTTGCCGGAAATTATGATACCGATCGGCAGTTATTTTCAATTACGGATCTATCCACTGCTTCACTAACGGTAGGGGAAAACACTATTAAACTGGTAGCCGTTACCGAATCGGGTGCTACACGGACTGATTCGGTCACTTTTGCCTATTTACCGGATGTGAGCCCGGAAAAAGCCGATCGTCCTCAGGGACTTCAGGATGGGATTTCTTACAGTCAGGACGGTACCTCAGCTACGCTTTCTTTATTTGCCCCAGGCAAAGATTACGTGTTTGTGCTTGGGAATTTCAACGAGTGGAAAGTGAATGAGGACTTCCTCATGAAAAAAGATTCACTGAATCCCGACAGCGTATGGCACTGGATTGAAATTACCGGATTAACGCCCGGTGAGGAATACGGTATGCAGTACCTTGTTGATGGCGAACTGCGGATTTCGGATCCCTATTCTGAATTGGTGCTCGACCCGTTTAATGACCAGTATATTCCGGAATCAACCTTTCCCAACCTTTTAGCTTACCCGTCAGATAAAACCCAGGGATGGGTAACCGTTCTTCAGCCGGGAAGAGATGAATACCAATGGGAGGCAACCGATTATCAGCGGCCGAAGAAAACCGAGCTGGTGATTTACGAATTGTTGGTCCGAGATTTTCTTTCAACAAAAAACTTCCAGACGTTAACTGACACGCTTGATTACCTCGAAAACCTGGGAGTGAACGCCATTGAGCTGATGCCCGTCAGTGAATTTGACGGAAACCTGAGCTGGGGATATAACCCCAACCATCACCTGGCCCTCGATAAATTTTACGGTACACCAACTGCTTTTAAAAAGTTTGTGGATGAAGCCCACAAAAGAGACATGGCCGTTATTCTGGATGTGGTAATGAATCATGCCACCGGTGCAAATCCGCTTTATCAGCTTTATGGCAATGATGATGAGTATTATTTCAACTCACAGCCTCGACACGCATCTAATGTATTCAACGATTTTGATCATTCGTATTCTGCGACTCAGTACTACACAAAACGGATGATTGAGCACTGGATCAATGAGTATAAGATTGATGGATTCCGATGGGATTTGACCAAAGGCTTTACTCAAAACTGTACCGAAAGTAATGGTTCATGTACAAGTGCTTACCAACAAGATCGGGTTGACCTGTTAAAAAAATACGCCGACTATCAATGGGCGGCCGATCCTGATTTTATAGTGATTTTTGAGCATCTGGGAACCGAAAACGAAGAGAAAGAGTGGGCCAACTACCGGGTTCATGAAGGCAAAGGGGTGATGCTTTGGGGCAATATGAATTTTGCCTACGGGGAAGCCTCCATGGGGTACAATGAGAATGGTAAGTCCAATTTGTTTGGGGTGCTTTCTGAATCCAGAAGCACTTTCCAGCAACGGCACCTTGTCGGGTATATGGAAAGCCATGATGAACAGTGGCTGATGCTGAAAAAGAAGAAATTCGGAAATTCATCCGGTAATTATGACATCAAAGATTTAGGAACCGCACTGGCTCGCCAAAAGCTGGTGGGTGCTTTTTTCTTCCCGATGCCTGGGCCAAAAATGATGTGGCAATTCGGTGAACTCGGCTATGGATGGGGCGAAGATGAATGCCTGAAACCAGGTGGGGGATCTAATGGGGATTGCCTGGCCAGTGATCCGGGAAGAGTAAGCGAGAAACCCATCCGGTGGAATTATTATGACGATAATGAGCGACTGAAGGTATATAAAACCTGGAGTTCGTTGATCAACCTCAGAAAAAGCAGTCCGGTGTTTACCAATCCTGATGCTTCTTCATATAAACTTAGTGAAGCCATTAAAATATATGTTCTGCAGCATGAGGATTCGGATGCTTTAGTAGTCGGGAATTTTGGAGTTACTGAAGCCGATGCAGAGGTGACTTTTCCGGCATCGGGTGAGTGGTATAACTTCTTTGAGGGGACTTCCATTACCGTAGGGGATCCGAATATGACGTTTACGCTTACTCCTGGCGAGTTCAGGATTTATACCACCAGTCAGTTTGAAACTCCCGAGGAAGGATTGCTGACATCTGCTGAAACCGCATCCGGGAATGATCTGCCGGATTCCTTTCGGCTCAAACAGAATTACCCGAATCCCTTCAACCCAACTACCACTATTGCCTTTGATGTAGCCAAAACGGGAGTGGTAAAGCTGGAAGTATTTGACGTTTTGGGAAGAAAGGTGACAGAGCTCGTGAACGGAAGAAAAGCCGCCGGTTCTTATTCTGTGAGTTTTAATGCAGATAATTTAGGCAGCGGGATGTATATCTATCGTTTGCAGGCAGGGGATGAGGTTTTCACACAAAAAATGATGCTGGTCAAATAA
- a CDS encoding LacI family DNA-binding transcriptional regulator, protein MPATIYDIAKKAGVSIATVSRVFNNSANVSDKAKKKVLAVADEMGYHPQAFAQGLASRKNNTVMIVVPVISNYFFMEVLGGIQDKLSEENYELSIFNISPNKDIQEQVEHVLKRRWAEGYLFISIHLNDKDWSKLQKYNVPITLVDEHYEGFDSVSVDNAQGAYRAAKSLFKKGYERVAMLSALETSQPIKDRIVGYKKALDEFGIAFDKNLVITGDTMYRDGFTERAGYEAMIKILTMDPMPEACFCASDIQAVGALKAMQDTGKQIPIIGYDDIELAEYMGLSTIRQPMRDMGFFATQNLIERMNKPDKAISQTIYTPELITRTSTEVNGKKIDA, encoded by the coding sequence TTGCCAGCAACTATATACGATATCGCAAAAAAAGCAGGTGTTAGTATTGCCACGGTTTCCCGTGTATTCAATAACAGCGCCAACGTATCTGACAAAGCCAAGAAGAAAGTTCTGGCTGTTGCAGACGAAATGGGGTATCACCCGCAGGCATTTGCACAGGGACTCGCCAGCCGTAAGAATAATACGGTGATGATTGTGGTGCCGGTTATCTCGAACTACTTCTTTATGGAAGTACTGGGAGGGATTCAGGATAAGCTGAGTGAAGAAAACTACGAACTCAGCATCTTTAACATTTCCCCGAATAAAGATATTCAGGAGCAGGTAGAGCACGTTCTTAAACGCAGATGGGCAGAAGGGTATCTCTTTATTTCCATTCACCTGAACGATAAAGACTGGAGCAAACTCCAGAAGTATAATGTACCCATCACCCTCGTGGATGAACACTATGAGGGATTCGATTCTGTGAGTGTTGATAATGCCCAGGGTGCCTACAGGGCTGCAAAAAGCTTGTTTAAAAAGGGGTATGAGAGAGTTGCCATGCTTTCGGCTCTGGAGACTTCTCAGCCTATTAAGGATCGTATCGTTGGATACAAAAAAGCCCTGGACGAATTTGGAATTGCCTTTGACAAAAATCTGGTGATTACCGGAGATACCATGTATCGGGACGGTTTTACCGAACGGGCAGGCTATGAGGCCATGATTAAAATTCTGACGATGGATCCGATGCCGGAAGCCTGTTTTTGCGCCTCAGATATTCAGGCCGTGGGTGCACTGAAAGCCATGCAGGATACCGGCAAACAAATTCCCATAATCGGCTACGATGATATTGAACTGGCTGAGTATATGGGCCTTTCCACCATTCGTCAGCCTATGAGAGATATGGGCTTTTTTGCCACTCAAAACCTTATTGAACGGATGAATAAACCGGATAAGGCTATCTCCCAAACCATTTATACGCCGGAATTAATTACCCGAACTTCCACCGAAGTAAACGGAAAGAAAATTGACGCTTAA
- a CDS encoding T9SS type A sorting domain-containing protein, whose amino-acid sequence MKKVTTLFSAVLFALLGFVNVQAQDALIISEYVEGSSNNKALELFNASGDTLTLDDYQIAQSVNGGGWEYYHTFPTGASLAPYQTYVLANSSIDSALYDTSMANEVLSFPSVVHHNGDDARAVIHISGTDTTIIDVFGDPDNDPGSGWDVAGVSNGTQNHTLVRKSNVFSGNTTALASFGTDAASSEWIVKDENDFSDLGMHTFGYEITFQADMNDIIDSAAFVPGEDFVTIPGSMSAWDTAADTLTDSDEDGIYTKALILSPGDYAYKFHIYSNSGRINGGYESRGDNRTFTVSMDSTLGAEEPEFDYDDLNNATFGEVELFFQVDMSIQELNGNFDPQTESVSVTGAFEADWSAGVYNLTESQTEGIYEGSVTFSTDKPIPSTYAYKFTIVNDDESVTWESGDNKMITVTEEGLFEGRYLAQNAPDGNIPYFDGITPNDVFSEDTDVVFEVDLRAAYYHLADSSALPADVQAGGGQDSTINFLSGNGPLLAGGWEDWGPVLGGAEDLKFNDSGEGNDAVAGDSLWTLTKSFVAGDARVGAFKLGINGYDNEAGFGADHNVRIGGSKVEVVFGGFVRGDSVYDDLYDEYILATTEGPVVVRRGGKGDNDVVVSNENEDITTTPEEFSLSQNYPNPFNPTTNINFTLPSATQVTLTVYNILGQQVAQLVNGRMTAGQHTVQFDASKLASGMYLYRIEAGTFTQNKKMMLIK is encoded by the coding sequence ATGAAAAAGGTTACAACCTTATTCAGTGCTGTACTTTTCGCCCTTTTAGGGTTTGTAAATGTACAGGCGCAGGACGCCCTTATTATTTCTGAGTACGTAGAAGGCTCAAGTAATAACAAGGCGCTCGAGTTATTTAATGCGAGTGGTGATACACTCACCTTAGATGACTATCAAATAGCACAATCGGTAAACGGCGGTGGTTGGGAGTATTATCATACATTTCCAACAGGAGCAAGTCTTGCACCATATCAAACATATGTTCTGGCAAACAGCTCAATCGATTCTGCACTATATGACACAAGCATGGCAAACGAGGTATTAAGTTTTCCAAGTGTGGTTCATCATAATGGAGACGATGCACGTGCTGTCATCCATATTTCAGGAACAGACACAACAATTATAGATGTGTTTGGTGACCCTGACAATGATCCCGGAAGTGGTTGGGATGTTGCCGGTGTATCAAACGGTACACAAAATCACACCCTGGTACGAAAGTCTAACGTATTTAGTGGTAACACTACTGCTTTAGCATCTTTTGGCACCGATGCTGCATCTTCAGAATGGATTGTAAAAGATGAGAACGACTTTTCTGATCTTGGAATGCACACATTTGGCTATGAAATTACATTCCAGGCTGATATGAACGATATCATCGACTCCGCTGCATTCGTTCCGGGCGAAGATTTTGTTACCATCCCTGGTTCAATGAGCGCCTGGGATACTGCTGCTGATACTTTAACAGACAGTGATGAAGATGGTATTTATACCAAAGCTCTCATTCTGTCACCGGGCGATTACGCCTACAAATTCCACATCTACTCTAATTCTGGTAGAATTAATGGTGGTTATGAAAGTCGAGGCGACAACCGCACATTTACGGTAAGTATGGATTCTACCCTCGGAGCTGAAGAGCCTGAGTTTGATTATGATGACTTAAACAACGCTACTTTTGGTGAAGTTGAGTTATTCTTCCAGGTAGATATGTCAATTCAGGAGCTAAACGGAAACTTCGACCCACAAACTGAATCCGTTTCTGTAACTGGTGCATTCGAAGCTGACTGGAGTGCTGGAGTTTATAACCTAACCGAGTCACAGACAGAAGGTATCTATGAAGGTTCTGTTACTTTCAGTACTGATAAACCGATCCCAAGTACCTACGCATATAAATTCACTATTGTGAATGATGATGAATCTGTGACATGGGAAAGTGGTGATAACAAAATGATCACTGTGACTGAAGAAGGATTGTTTGAAGGCCGATACCTGGCTCAGAACGCTCCTGATGGTAATATCCCTTACTTCGATGGAATTACACCTAACGATGTATTCTCTGAAGATACCGATGTTGTATTTGAGGTAGATCTTCGTGCAGCTTACTACCACCTTGCAGATAGTTCAGCACTTCCTGCTGATGTTCAAGCCGGTGGTGGACAGGATTCAACCATTAATTTCCTTTCCGGTAACGGACCTCTGTTAGCCGGTGGATGGGAAGACTGGGGACCTGTTCTTGGTGGAGCTGAAGACCTGAAGTTTAATGACAGCGGAGAAGGTAACGACGCAGTTGCCGGAGACTCTCTGTGGACGTTAACCAAGTCTTTTGTAGCCGGAGATGCCCGTGTAGGTGCCTTTAAATTAGGTATCAACGGATATGACAACGAAGCTGGCTTCGGAGCTGACCACAATGTTCGTATCGGCGGTTCTAAAGTAGAAGTAGTGTTTGGTGGATTCGTTCGCGGAGATTCAGTTTATGATGATTTGTATGACGAATACATCCTTGCTACTACCGAAGGACCCGTTGTAGTACGACGTGGTGGTAAAGGTGATAACGATGTAGTTGTTTCTAACGAAAACGAAGATATCACTACTACACCGGAAGAATTCTCACTGAGCCAGAACTATCCAAACCCATTCAACCCGACAACGAACATTAACTTCACGTTGCCATCTGCAACTCAGGTTACGTTGACGGTTTACAATATTCTTGGACAGCAAGTAGCTCAATTAGTAAATGGTCGCATGACTGCCGGACAGCATACGGTTCAGTTCGATGCGTCTAAACTTGCATCTGGAATGTATCTCTACCGAATTGAGGCAGGTACATTTACCCAGAACAAGAAAATGATGTTAATCAAGTAG